Proteins from one Natrinema salifodinae genomic window:
- a CDS encoding pectate lyase produces the protein MAHDRRSFLRTVSAGSLGLTAATLFSGAAAAATIITVRGGGADIWSTEDAFHFYHDEVSGDFDVRVRNTALEDTDPNAKTGIMVRESLDPAAKNVMLRRTPNGEASLQWRPADGAETVSTTSGGEDESEVAGGSLAAEWLRLRRDGDVFEAYGSSDGDDWTLIADIDATHVELSDRAYVGLPVTSHNVGELCTAELRDLTGIEPAANRDIGDVEIAGGVDVEEGVPFVTTGDAADVTATGATVRGDVTDLGGADSADCYVEYREVPTESWTRTAARTLEAPGEFRVRLDDLTSRRYYEYRAVIETSDGDVAVGSSETVGTPGRSNGRTTDDGPSSASRVDLADGFADPAPWVDDDTPIIKVTEPTRRQLSAAVGVDGPRLVVFETSGVIDLQEQRLTVPTDELYLAGQTAPSPGITLVRGDLWIDASDCVVQHVRVRPGDANLTAESDWEPDGIRTEDGTENNVIDHCTTTWAVDENLSVGYDTANTTVSNCLIAEPLQDATHHKGDHGYGSLIGDGAETVALAGNIWAHNYDRNPRLKEGTRTVVANNVVSHYSDGIWMDPDTKASIESNAFRRSVSDQPTVFGDGDASVEDNVLADADNPMVGDGITRLDSRPLWPATLDAIGSADVVDHNLANAGARPADRTAHDERILASVRAGEGSYIDSQEEVGGYPDLERNTRPVNVPQNGTRAWLRAKARSVE, from the coding sequence ATGGCACACGATAGGCGATCGTTCCTTCGAACGGTTAGTGCGGGGAGTCTCGGGTTGACCGCTGCGACGTTGTTCAGCGGCGCGGCCGCAGCGGCGACGATCATCACGGTCCGCGGCGGCGGCGCGGACATCTGGAGCACGGAAGACGCGTTCCACTTCTACCACGACGAAGTCAGCGGCGACTTCGACGTACGGGTACGAAATACCGCGTTGGAGGACACCGATCCCAACGCGAAGACAGGTATCATGGTCCGCGAGTCGCTCGACCCCGCGGCGAAGAACGTGATGCTCCGGCGGACGCCGAACGGCGAGGCGTCCCTGCAGTGGCGACCTGCGGACGGCGCCGAGACGGTCAGCACGACGTCGGGCGGCGAGGACGAGAGCGAGGTCGCCGGCGGCAGCCTCGCTGCGGAGTGGCTGCGCCTGCGCCGCGACGGCGACGTCTTCGAAGCGTACGGCTCGAGCGACGGCGACGACTGGACGCTGATCGCCGATATCGACGCGACCCACGTCGAGTTGAGCGACCGAGCGTACGTCGGACTGCCGGTCACGAGCCACAACGTCGGCGAACTCTGTACCGCCGAACTGCGCGACCTGACGGGGATCGAGCCGGCCGCCAACCGCGATATCGGCGACGTCGAGATCGCCGGCGGCGTCGACGTCGAGGAGGGCGTTCCGTTCGTCACGACGGGCGACGCGGCCGACGTGACGGCTACGGGGGCGACCGTCCGCGGCGACGTGACCGACCTGGGCGGAGCCGACTCGGCCGACTGCTACGTCGAATACCGGGAGGTACCGACCGAATCGTGGACGAGGACCGCCGCGCGGACGCTCGAGGCGCCAGGCGAGTTCCGCGTCCGTCTCGACGACCTCACGAGCAGGCGGTACTACGAGTACCGCGCGGTCATCGAGACGAGCGACGGCGACGTCGCGGTCGGATCGTCCGAGACCGTCGGAACGCCCGGGCGCTCGAACGGCCGGACGACCGACGACGGGCCGTCGAGCGCGTCGCGGGTCGACCTCGCCGACGGGTTCGCCGATCCGGCCCCGTGGGTAGACGACGACACGCCGATCATCAAAGTGACCGAGCCGACGCGGCGCCAACTCTCGGCCGCGGTCGGCGTCGACGGCCCGCGCCTGGTCGTCTTCGAGACCAGCGGCGTCATCGACCTCCAGGAGCAGCGCCTAACGGTGCCTACCGACGAACTCTACCTCGCCGGACAGACGGCGCCGTCGCCGGGGATCACGCTCGTCCGCGGAGACCTCTGGATCGACGCGAGTGACTGCGTCGTTCAGCACGTTCGCGTCCGGCCTGGCGACGCGAACCTGACGGCGGAGAGCGACTGGGAGCCCGACGGGATCAGGACGGAAGACGGCACCGAGAACAACGTCATCGACCACTGTACGACGACCTGGGCGGTCGACGAGAACCTCTCGGTCGGCTACGACACCGCGAACACGACGGTGTCGAACTGTCTGATCGCCGAACCGCTCCAGGACGCGACCCATCACAAGGGCGATCACGGGTACGGCTCGCTGATCGGCGACGGAGCCGAGACCGTCGCGCTCGCGGGCAACATCTGGGCGCACAACTACGACCGCAACCCGCGGCTCAAGGAGGGGACCCGGACCGTCGTGGCGAACAACGTCGTCTCCCACTACAGCGACGGGATCTGGATGGATCCCGACACGAAGGCGAGCATCGAGAGCAACGCCTTCCGACGGTCGGTCAGCGACCAGCCCACCGTCTTCGGCGACGGGGACGCATCTGTCGAGGACAACGTCCTCGCGGACGCGGACAATCCGATGGTCGGCGACGGGATCACGCGACTCGACTCGCGGCCGCTGTGGCCCGCGACGCTCGACGCAATCGGTTCGGCGGACGTCGTCGACCACAACCTCGCCAACGCCGGCGCGCGGCCGGCCGACCGGACCGCCCACGACGAACGGATCCTCGCGTCCGTCCGCGCCGGCGAGGGATCGTACATCGACAGTCAGGAGGAGGTCGGCGGCTATCCCGATCTCGAACGGAACACGCGGCCGGTGAACGTTCCGCAGAACGGCACGCGCGCCTGGCTCCGCGCGAAGGCGCGATCGGTCGAATAA
- a CDS encoding IclR family transcriptional regulator, translated as MANAPNERAGRGNERSGRRIQSVEIAFTVLDAVRKNEQSSVTELAEELGHSKSTIHSHLQTLESQGVIVRHGDGYRLSLQVLDMANDVRDQVGNYEVIVDEVDKLAAETGEIAQFGLEERGHVAYLYKAMGNQAVETVSRPGGSQPMYSTSLGKAILAFLSPDRREAIIGDMSFTPKTPTTITDAEALSEELAAIADRGYAIDDEENIEGLRCVAAPVKSANTVLGAVSVTGPVSRITDDYLHGELADSVHRAANVIELNTKFS; from the coding sequence ATGGCAAACGCCCCCAACGAACGCGCCGGTCGCGGCAACGAACGTAGCGGTCGTCGGATCCAGTCGGTCGAGATCGCCTTTACCGTCCTCGACGCCGTGCGAAAGAACGAACAGAGCAGCGTAACCGAACTGGCCGAGGAACTCGGCCACTCGAAGAGCACGATCCACAGCCACCTGCAGACCTTGGAGAGCCAGGGGGTCATCGTTCGCCACGGCGACGGCTACCGGCTGAGCCTCCAGGTTCTGGACATGGCGAACGACGTCCGCGACCAGGTCGGCAACTACGAGGTGATCGTCGACGAAGTCGACAAGCTGGCGGCCGAAACGGGTGAGATCGCCCAGTTCGGCCTCGAAGAACGCGGCCACGTCGCGTACCTCTACAAGGCGATGGGTAACCAGGCGGTCGAGACGGTGTCCCGCCCCGGCGGCAGCCAGCCCATGTACTCGACGTCCCTCGGAAAGGCTATCCTGGCGTTTCTCTCGCCCGACCGCCGCGAAGCGATCATCGGCGACATGTCGTTTACTCCGAAGACGCCGACGACGATCACGGACGCCGAGGCCCTCTCCGAGGAACTCGCCGCGATCGCCGACCGGGGCTACGCGATCGACGACGAGGAGAATATCGAGGGGCTCCGGTGCGTCGCCGCACCGGTCAAAAGCGCCAACACGGTGCTCGGCGCGGTCAGCGTCACCGGGCCGGTCAGTCGGATCACCGACGATTACCTGCACGGCGAACTCGCCGACAGCGTCCACCGGGCCGCGAACGTCATCGAACTCAACACCAAGTTCTCGTAG